One genomic window of Roseateles sp. DAIF2 includes the following:
- a CDS encoding tripartite tricarboxylate transporter substrate binding protein, whose product MILRRTLACLLLASLSLAAQAQGYPNRPIRLVVPFPAGGATDLLARAVSQKLGAQLGQTIVVDNKAGAGGSLGSQEAAKAAPDGYTLLLATSSTHAIGPHLNPKLGYKVEEDFTPVAHVANAANVVLVTPSLPVKDIKELIALAKLRPGQLNYASSGNGTIVHLSSEAFKSQAGLFITHIPYRGTALAIPDLVAGNTQLLIDSIVSGMPHVKDGRLRALAVTGKTRSALAPELPTVSESGLPGYESVTWFGVYAPKGLPPAVVARLNGELNTALQSAEVRERLAKLGAEAASGTPAQFAALVKADGERWGRLIRERKITLEQ is encoded by the coding sequence ATGATCCTGCGCCGCACCCTTGCCTGCCTGCTGCTAGCCAGTCTGAGCCTGGCCGCCCAGGCCCAGGGCTATCCGAACCGGCCGATCCGCCTGGTCGTGCCCTTTCCCGCGGGCGGCGCCACCGACCTGCTGGCGCGGGCGGTCTCGCAGAAGCTCGGCGCCCAGCTGGGCCAGACGATCGTCGTCGACAACAAGGCCGGTGCCGGCGGCAGCCTCGGCTCGCAGGAGGCGGCGAAGGCCGCGCCGGACGGCTACACCCTGCTGCTCGCGACCAGCAGCACCCATGCGATCGGCCCGCACCTGAATCCCAAGCTGGGCTACAAGGTCGAAGAGGACTTCACGCCGGTGGCCCATGTCGCGAACGCGGCCAATGTGGTGCTGGTGACGCCGAGCCTGCCGGTCAAGGACATCAAGGAGCTGATCGCGCTGGCCAAGCTCAGGCCGGGCCAGCTGAACTACGCCTCCAGCGGCAACGGCACCATCGTGCATCTGAGCAGCGAGGCCTTCAAGAGCCAGGCCGGCCTGTTCATCACCCATATCCCCTACCGCGGCACCGCGCTGGCGATTCCCGATCTGGTGGCCGGCAACACCCAGCTGCTGATCGACTCGATCGTCTCGGGCATGCCGCATGTGAAGGACGGGCGCCTGCGGGCGCTGGCCGTCACCGGCAAGACGCGCTCGGCGCTGGCGCCGGAGCTGCCCACCGTGTCGGAGTCCGGTCTGCCCGGCTACGAGTCGGTCACCTGGTTCGGCGTCTATGCGCCTAAGGGCCTGCCGCCGGCCGTCGTCGCCCGGCTCAACGGCGAGCTCAACACCGCGCTGCAATCGGCCGAGGTGCGCGAGCGCCTGGCCAAGCTGGGCGCGGAGGCCGCCAGCGGCACGCCGGCCCAGTTCGCCGCGCTGGTCAAGGCCGACGGCGAGCGCTGGGGCCGCCTGATCCGCGAACGCAAAATCACCCTGGAGCAATGA